The following coding sequences lie in one Ictalurus punctatus breed USDA103 chromosome 16, Coco_2.0, whole genome shotgun sequence genomic window:
- the ddx56 gene encoding probable ATP-dependent RNA helicase DDX56, producing MLQCYHVGENMDPRSVQFHEMGLDDRLLKAVADLGWAQPTLIQEKAIPLALEGKDILARARTGSGKTAAYAVPLIQRILTSKQTLQEQAVRALVLVPTKELGQQVQAMIRQLTTYCVRDVRVADISGKTELSAQRPILMEKPDVVVGTPSRVQAHIKAQNLALNALDVLIIDEADLLFSFGFEAELKDLICQLPKIYQAFLMSATLNNDVQALKELVLHNPVTLKLQGSQLPDESQLQQYSVKCEEEDKFLLIYTLLKLGLVRGKTLIFVGSLDRCYRLKLFLEQFSIPSCVLNSELPVRSRCHIISQFNQGFYNYIIATDEQRLDNPTAESKSTESSGKKKKKKKKSKSKTGKDKEYGVSRGVDFQNIANVINFDFPTSLESYIHRVGRTARADNKGTALTFVSHSELSLLEEVENALTEDSRNCALKPYGFKMDEIEGFRYRCRDAMRSVTKQAVKEARIKEIKQELLNSEKLQMYFEDNPRDLQLLRHDKDLHPAIIKPHLRNVPDYLIPSSLKNLVNPFSCRKKKLKFKPNPKGVMKTAFKKNIRGKNPLKSFRYARKAGKQKNKS from the exons ATGCTCCAGTGTTATCACGTGGGGGAAAACATGGATCCCCGAAGCGTTCAGTTTCACGAGATGGGTTTGGACGACCGTCTTTTAAAG GCGGTAGCTGACCTTGGATGGGCCCAGCCGACCCTCATTCAAGAAAAAGCCATTCCGCTGGCTCTCGAAGGGAAGGATATTTTGGCAAGAGCTCGGACCGGTTCGGGGAAGACTGCTGCTTACGCGGTGCCGCTGATTCAGCGGATCCTCACCTCTAAGCAG ACGCTGCAAGAGCAGGCAGTGCGAGCTTTAGTCCTGGTACCCACAAAAGAGCTGGGACAGCAGGTACAGGCCATGATTCGCCAGCTCACCACCTACTGTGTCCGAGACGTTCGTGTGGCCGACATCTCGGGCAAAACAGAGTTATCAGCCCAGAG GCCGATTCTGATGGAAAAGCCAGATGTTGTGGTGGGAACTCCGTCTCGGGTGCAAGCCCATATCAAAGCCCAGAACTTGGCACTGAACGCTCTGGATGTGCTCATCATCGATGAAGCGGACCTTCTTTTCTCTTTTGGCTTCGAGGCTGAGCTTAAGGACCTCATTTG TCAGTTGCCTAAGATCTATCAGGCTTTCTTAATGTCTGCGACACTCAATAACGATGTTCAGGCCTTGAAGGAGCTCGTTCTACACAACCCT GTGACGCTGAAGCTACAAGGCTCCCAGCTTCCAGACGAGTCCCAGCTGCAGCAGTACAGTGTGAAATGTGAGGAGGAGGACAAGTTCCTCCTCATCTATACACTTCTCAAACTTGGCCTGGTGCGAGGCAAGACGCTCATATTCGTCGGCAGTCTGGATCGCTGTTACAGGCTCAAGCTTTTCTTGGAGCAGTTCAGCATTCCTTCCTGCGTCCTCAACTCTGAACTCCCTGTGCGCTCGAG GTGTCACATCATATCACAGTTTAATCAGGGATTCTACAATTACATCATAGCCACAGATGAGCAAAGGCTTGACAACCCGACTGCTGAATCCAAGAGTACCGAGAGCAgtgggaaaaagaagaagaagaaaaagaagtcaAAGAGTAAAAC AGGCAAAGATAAAGAATATGGTGTGTCCAGAGGTGTGGACTTCCAGAACATCGCAAATGTCATCAACTTTGATTTTCCCACTTCTCTAGAATCCTACATCCACCGAGTTGGCAG GACTGCAAGGGCAGACAACAAAGGCACAGCTCTCACGTTCGTCTCCCATTCAGAGCTCTCGTTGCTGGAGGAGGTTGAGAATGCTCTTACAGAAG ACAGCAGAAACTGCGCCCTGAAGCCATACGGGTTCAAAATGGATGAAATAGAAGGATTTAGATACAGATGTCGG GATGCGATGAGGTCTGTGACCAAGCAAGCAGTGAAGGAAGCCAGAATAAAGGAGATCAAGCAGGAGCTGCTCAACTCTGAGAAGCTTCAG ATGTACTTTGAAGACAACCCGAGAGATCTGCAACTGCTCCGTCATGACAAAGACCTCCATCCTGCCATAATCAAACCCCACCTGAGAAACGTACCAGACTACTTGA TTCCGTCCTCGCTGAAAAATCTGGTCAACCCCTTCTCATGCCGGAAGAAGAAGCTCAAGTTCAAGCCCAACCCAAAGGGAGTCATGAAAACTGCCTTCAAG AAGAATATCAGAGGGAAGAACCCACTGAAGAGTTTTCGCTACGCTAGGAAAGCCGGGAAGCAGAAGAACAAATCCTAA
- the aebp1a gene encoding adipocyte enhancer-binding protein 1 isoform X1, with product MKMQRLKVTICLTFFALCWTLTCFDNVDADGIIRPGKTTKGLRRQAATAEQQRKELQSEDTQLDKPSADVEGKNDKPGSKKTPEEVLADKVKKAAEKEAKAKKPKAPKPTKAPKPPKPTKKPKPTKKPKPPKPTKKPKPPKPTKKPKPPKPTKKPKVVKATPKYEENEKASSPSKKPTLEDEKKIHTELGLDKYLPPKKEYPKPTSITKIPKDHDPDYWDARYEVTEPDLPPKVKKANPITEDPSIYLPIPEETTSTPFVPAWYEEYDYSDLAAKKLEEEMEKKRKEKEEKAEKLRKKWEEEEEERRKQTPVYVEPKNCPPMGMESHRVEDDQILSSSTSHHGFAAQRGRLNMQASDDEEDVYGGAWCADSEEKEHWFQLDAQRDVEYAGVITQGRDSEKHDDFVSSYFVAFSNDTREWTVLHDGYAEWLFYGNVDKDTPVKTEFSQPVVARYIRILPQSWNGSLCMRLEVLACPLPNSYPTENDVTPTDDLDYRHHNYKEMRQMMKVINEECPNITRIYNVGKSSQGLKMYAMEISDNPGEHETGPIHSVYTQMGEPEFRYTAGLHGNEILGRELLLLLMQFLCKEYNDDNPRVRRLVEGVRIHLVPSLNPDAYELAYEMGSEMGNWALGHWTQEGYDIFQNFPDLNSILWGAEERGWVPRVVPNHHIPIPENFLNGSVAAETKAIISWMQRTPFVLGANLQGGANIVTYPFDMQRPPQATGTGGRPNYNMNEETWARIQRQNEGALRETPDENMFRWLAMTYAHSHLTMTETRHGSCHTDDITGGQGIINRASWKPVVGSMNDFSYLHTNCFEISIFLGCDKFPHESELPLEWENNREALLAFMEQVNRGIKGVVKDTDGNALANATISVEGIRHDVKTASTGDYWRLLHPGEYRVTARADGYSSQTRLCMVGYEAGASRCSFTLTKSNWARIREIMAQSGNKPVQVATRTQAGSRSNARPNKNNPVVGGRERLRRLRLMRLRRLRMQRLRGNMTTNVVPTPTTTTTTTTTTTTTTTTPFPTTTTELITETTDSWFDSWFMTDSTDVVDPIVLELPETEPTRDYTFEYRIDDY from the exons ATAAGGtgaagaaagcagcagagaagGAGGCCAAAGCAAAGAAGCCAAAAGCCCCCAAGCCCACCAAGGCGCCCAAGCCTCCGAAACCAACAAAGAAGCCTAAACCAACCAAAAAACCCAAACCACCAAAGCCAACCAAAAAGCCCAAACCACCAAAACCTACCAAGAAACCCAAACCCCCAAAACCTACCAAGAAGCCCAAGGTAGTGAAGGCCACCCCAAAGTATGAAGAAAATGAGAAGGCCAGCTCTCCATCCAAGAAACCAACCCTGGAGGATGAGAAGAAAATTCACACAGAACTTGGATTGGACAAAT ATCTTCCCCCGAAGAAAGAATATCCAAAGCCGACTTCTATTACCAAAATCCCGAAAGACCATGACCCCGATTACTGGGATGCCAGat ATGAAGTTACAGAGCCTGATCTCCCGCCTAAAGTCAAGAAGGCTAACCCCATCACTGAGGATCCCAGCATATATTTACCCATTCCGG aggagACCACATCCACACCATTTGTACCTGCGTGGTATGAAGAATACGATTATTCTGACT TGGCAGCAAAGAagctggaggaggagatggaaaaaaagcggaaagagaaggaggaaaagg CTGAAAAACTCAGGAAAAaatgggaggaggaggaggaagagagaagaaagcAAACTCCTGTTTATGTCGAACCAAAAA ACTGTCCTCCAATGGGCATGGAGTCGCATCGCGTAGAGGATGACCAAATCTTGTCCTCCTCGACTTCCCATCATGGATTTGCTGCCCAGAGAGGCCGTTTGAATATGCAG GCTTCAGATGACGAGGAAGATGTTTATGGAGGGGCCTGGTGTGCGGACAGCGAGGAGAAGGAACATTGGTTTCAGCTGGACGCACAGCGAGACGTGGAGTACGCCGGGGTCATCACTCAGGGCAGGGACTCTGAAAAACA TGACGACTTCGTTTCGTCGTATTTTGTAGCCTTCAGTAATGACACTCGCGAATGGACGGTGCTTCACGATGGCTATGCTGAATGG CTCTTCTATGGCAACGTTGACAAAGACACTCCAGTGAAGACTGAGTTCTCCCAGCCTGTGGTTGCACGATATATCCGAATATTACCCCAGAGCTGGAACGGCAGTCTGTGCATGAGGCTGGAGGTGCTTGCCTGCCCATTGCCTA ATAGTTACCCGACGGAGAATGACGTCACGCCCACCGATGACTTGGATTACAGGCATCACAACTACAAGGAGATGAGGCAG atGATGAAAGTGATAAATGAAGAGTGCCCTAACATCACTAGAATCTACAACGTTGGCAAGAGCTCTCAAGGGCTGAAGATGTATGCAATGGAGATCTCAGACAATCCAGGAGAGCATGAGACAGGTCCAATCCATTCTGTTTATACACAGATGG GCGAGCCAGAATTCCGGTACACTGCAGGTCTGCATGGGAATGAAATTCTAGGCAGAGAGCTCCTACTACTGCTCATGCAGTTCCTCTGCAAGGAGTACAATGACGACAATCCTCGAGTGCGACGCCTGGTGGAGGGAGTGCGCATCCATTTAGTGCCCTCTCTCAATCCAGATGCATACGAGCTGGCTTATGAAATG GGCTCAGAAATGGGAAACTGGGCATTGGGACACTGGACCCAGGAAGGTTACGAtattttccagaactttcctGACCTCAATAGCATCTTGTGGGGTGCAGAAGAAAGGGGCTGGGTTCCCCGCGTTGTGCCAAACCACCACATCCCCATACCCGAGAACTTCTTGAATGGCTCG GTGGCTGCCGAGACAAAAGCCATCATCTCCTGGATGCAGCGAACACCCTTCGTTCTGGGAGCAAACCTGCAGGGCGGTGCGAATATTGTGACATACCCATTTGACATGCAGCGACCACCCCAGGCCACCGGCACAGGTGGGCGGCCAAACTACAACATGAATGAAGAGACGTGGGCGCGGATCCAGAGGCAAAACGAAGGTGCGCTGCGCGAGACTCCAGACGAGAACATGTTCCGCTGGCTGGCCATGACCTACGCTCACAGCCACCTCACCATGACGGAGACGCGGCACGGCTCGTGTCACACCGATGATATCACAGGCGGCCAGGGCATCATTAATCGTGCTAGCTGGAAACCTGTTGTAGGCA GCATGAACGATTTCAGTTACCTTCACACAAACTGCTTTGAGATATCCATCTTCCTGGGATGCGACAAGTTTCCGCATGAAAGCGAGCTGCCTTTGGAGTGGGAGAACAACCGAGAAGCCTTGCTTGCTTTCATGGAGCAG GTGAACCGTGGCATCAAAGGTGTGGTAAAGGACACTGACGGGAATGCACTTGCAAATGCTACGATATCGGTGGAGGGGATCAGGCATGACGTCAAAACAG CTTCTACAGGTGATTACTGGCGTCTTCTACACCCAGGCGAGTATCGTGTAACTGCGAGAGCCGATGGCTATTCATCTCAGACTCGCTTGTGCATGGTAGGCTACGAGGCAGGTGCGTCGCGATGCAGCTTCACATTAACCAAGTCTAACTGGGCCCGGATTAGAGAGATCATGGCCCAGAGTGGGAATAAACCAGTTCAGGTGGCCACCAGGACCCAGGCTGGAAGCAGAAGCAATGCTCGTCCGAATAAAAACAACCCTGTTGTGGGAGGAAGGGAACGACTGCGCCGTCTGCGTCTGATGCGTCTGCGTAGGCTGCGGATGCAGAGGCTGAGAGGCAACATGACCACCAATGTAGTgcccacccccaccaccactaccaccaccaccacaaccaccaccaccacaaccaccacTCCAtttcccaccaccaccacagagCTGATAACAGAGACCACTGACTCTTGGTTCGACTCATGGTTTATGACAGACAGCACAGATGTAGTGGATCCCATCGTGCTTGAGCTGCCAGAGACAGAACCAACACGAGACTACACCTTTGAGTATAGAATAGATGATTACTGA
- the aebp1a gene encoding adipocyte enhancer-binding protein 1 isoform X2, whose protein sequence is MKMQRLKVTICLTFFALCWTLTCFDNVDADGIIRPGKTTKGLRRQAATAEQQRKELQSEDTQLDKPSADVEGKNDKPGSKKTPEEVLADKVKKAAEKEAKAKKPKAPKPTKAPKPPKPTKKPKPTKKPKPPKPTKKPKPPKPTKKPKPPKPTKKPKVVKATPKYEENEKASSPSKKPTLEDEKKIHTELGLDKYLPPKKEYPKPTSITKIPKDHDPDYWDARYEVTEPDLPPKVKKANPITEDPSIYLPIPEETTSTPFVPAWYEEYDYSDLAAKKLEEEMEKKRKEKEEKAEKLRKKWEEEEEERRKQTPVYVEPKNCPPMGMESHRVEDDQILSSSTSHHGFAAQRGRLNMQASDDEEDVYGGAWCADSEEKEHWFQLDAQRDVEYAGVITQGRDSEKHDDFVSSYFVAFSNDTREWTVLHDGYAEWLFYGNVDKDTPVKTEFSQPVVARYIRILPQSWNGSLCMRLEVLACPLPNSYPTENDVTPTDDLDYRHHNYKEMRQMMKVINEECPNITRIYNVGKSSQGLKMYAMEISDNPGEHETGEPEFRYTAGLHGNEILGRELLLLLMQFLCKEYNDDNPRVRRLVEGVRIHLVPSLNPDAYELAYEMGSEMGNWALGHWTQEGYDIFQNFPDLNSILWGAEERGWVPRVVPNHHIPIPENFLNGSVAAETKAIISWMQRTPFVLGANLQGGANIVTYPFDMQRPPQATGTGGRPNYNMNEETWARIQRQNEGALRETPDENMFRWLAMTYAHSHLTMTETRHGSCHTDDITGGQGIINRASWKPVVGSMNDFSYLHTNCFEISIFLGCDKFPHESELPLEWENNREALLAFMEQVNRGIKGVVKDTDGNALANATISVEGIRHDVKTASTGDYWRLLHPGEYRVTARADGYSSQTRLCMVGYEAGASRCSFTLTKSNWARIREIMAQSGNKPVQVATRTQAGSRSNARPNKNNPVVGGRERLRRLRLMRLRRLRMQRLRGNMTTNVVPTPTTTTTTTTTTTTTTTTPFPTTTTELITETTDSWFDSWFMTDSTDVVDPIVLELPETEPTRDYTFEYRIDDY, encoded by the exons ATAAGGtgaagaaagcagcagagaagGAGGCCAAAGCAAAGAAGCCAAAAGCCCCCAAGCCCACCAAGGCGCCCAAGCCTCCGAAACCAACAAAGAAGCCTAAACCAACCAAAAAACCCAAACCACCAAAGCCAACCAAAAAGCCCAAACCACCAAAACCTACCAAGAAACCCAAACCCCCAAAACCTACCAAGAAGCCCAAGGTAGTGAAGGCCACCCCAAAGTATGAAGAAAATGAGAAGGCCAGCTCTCCATCCAAGAAACCAACCCTGGAGGATGAGAAGAAAATTCACACAGAACTTGGATTGGACAAAT ATCTTCCCCCGAAGAAAGAATATCCAAAGCCGACTTCTATTACCAAAATCCCGAAAGACCATGACCCCGATTACTGGGATGCCAGat ATGAAGTTACAGAGCCTGATCTCCCGCCTAAAGTCAAGAAGGCTAACCCCATCACTGAGGATCCCAGCATATATTTACCCATTCCGG aggagACCACATCCACACCATTTGTACCTGCGTGGTATGAAGAATACGATTATTCTGACT TGGCAGCAAAGAagctggaggaggagatggaaaaaaagcggaaagagaaggaggaaaagg CTGAAAAACTCAGGAAAAaatgggaggaggaggaggaagagagaagaaagcAAACTCCTGTTTATGTCGAACCAAAAA ACTGTCCTCCAATGGGCATGGAGTCGCATCGCGTAGAGGATGACCAAATCTTGTCCTCCTCGACTTCCCATCATGGATTTGCTGCCCAGAGAGGCCGTTTGAATATGCAG GCTTCAGATGACGAGGAAGATGTTTATGGAGGGGCCTGGTGTGCGGACAGCGAGGAGAAGGAACATTGGTTTCAGCTGGACGCACAGCGAGACGTGGAGTACGCCGGGGTCATCACTCAGGGCAGGGACTCTGAAAAACA TGACGACTTCGTTTCGTCGTATTTTGTAGCCTTCAGTAATGACACTCGCGAATGGACGGTGCTTCACGATGGCTATGCTGAATGG CTCTTCTATGGCAACGTTGACAAAGACACTCCAGTGAAGACTGAGTTCTCCCAGCCTGTGGTTGCACGATATATCCGAATATTACCCCAGAGCTGGAACGGCAGTCTGTGCATGAGGCTGGAGGTGCTTGCCTGCCCATTGCCTA ATAGTTACCCGACGGAGAATGACGTCACGCCCACCGATGACTTGGATTACAGGCATCACAACTACAAGGAGATGAGGCAG atGATGAAAGTGATAAATGAAGAGTGCCCTAACATCACTAGAATCTACAACGTTGGCAAGAGCTCTCAAGGGCTGAAGATGTATGCAATGGAGATCTCAGACAATCCAGGAGAGCATGAGACAG GCGAGCCAGAATTCCGGTACACTGCAGGTCTGCATGGGAATGAAATTCTAGGCAGAGAGCTCCTACTACTGCTCATGCAGTTCCTCTGCAAGGAGTACAATGACGACAATCCTCGAGTGCGACGCCTGGTGGAGGGAGTGCGCATCCATTTAGTGCCCTCTCTCAATCCAGATGCATACGAGCTGGCTTATGAAATG GGCTCAGAAATGGGAAACTGGGCATTGGGACACTGGACCCAGGAAGGTTACGAtattttccagaactttcctGACCTCAATAGCATCTTGTGGGGTGCAGAAGAAAGGGGCTGGGTTCCCCGCGTTGTGCCAAACCACCACATCCCCATACCCGAGAACTTCTTGAATGGCTCG GTGGCTGCCGAGACAAAAGCCATCATCTCCTGGATGCAGCGAACACCCTTCGTTCTGGGAGCAAACCTGCAGGGCGGTGCGAATATTGTGACATACCCATTTGACATGCAGCGACCACCCCAGGCCACCGGCACAGGTGGGCGGCCAAACTACAACATGAATGAAGAGACGTGGGCGCGGATCCAGAGGCAAAACGAAGGTGCGCTGCGCGAGACTCCAGACGAGAACATGTTCCGCTGGCTGGCCATGACCTACGCTCACAGCCACCTCACCATGACGGAGACGCGGCACGGCTCGTGTCACACCGATGATATCACAGGCGGCCAGGGCATCATTAATCGTGCTAGCTGGAAACCTGTTGTAGGCA GCATGAACGATTTCAGTTACCTTCACACAAACTGCTTTGAGATATCCATCTTCCTGGGATGCGACAAGTTTCCGCATGAAAGCGAGCTGCCTTTGGAGTGGGAGAACAACCGAGAAGCCTTGCTTGCTTTCATGGAGCAG GTGAACCGTGGCATCAAAGGTGTGGTAAAGGACACTGACGGGAATGCACTTGCAAATGCTACGATATCGGTGGAGGGGATCAGGCATGACGTCAAAACAG CTTCTACAGGTGATTACTGGCGTCTTCTACACCCAGGCGAGTATCGTGTAACTGCGAGAGCCGATGGCTATTCATCTCAGACTCGCTTGTGCATGGTAGGCTACGAGGCAGGTGCGTCGCGATGCAGCTTCACATTAACCAAGTCTAACTGGGCCCGGATTAGAGAGATCATGGCCCAGAGTGGGAATAAACCAGTTCAGGTGGCCACCAGGACCCAGGCTGGAAGCAGAAGCAATGCTCGTCCGAATAAAAACAACCCTGTTGTGGGAGGAAGGGAACGACTGCGCCGTCTGCGTCTGATGCGTCTGCGTAGGCTGCGGATGCAGAGGCTGAGAGGCAACATGACCACCAATGTAGTgcccacccccaccaccactaccaccaccaccacaaccaccaccaccacaaccaccacTCCAtttcccaccaccaccacagagCTGATAACAGAGACCACTGACTCTTGGTTCGACTCATGGTTTATGACAGACAGCACAGATGTAGTGGATCCCATCGTGCTTGAGCTGCCAGAGACAGAACCAACACGAGACTACACCTTTGAGTATAGAATAGATGATTACTGA
- the ykt6 gene encoding synaptobrevin homolog YKT6, translating into MKLYSLCVLYKGSNKANLLKAAYDLSSYSFFQRSSVQEFMTFTSSLIVERTGLGSRASVKEQEYLCHVYVRNDCLSGVVIADSEYPSRVCFTLLDKVLEEFSRQVDSIDWPSGSPTTVQYTALDSYLAKYQNPREADAMTKVQAELDETKIILHSTMESLLERGEKLDDLVQKSEHLGNQSKAFYKTARKQNSCCEVM; encoded by the exons ATGAAGCTctacagtttgtgtgtgttgtacaaaGGCTCGAACAAGGCCAACCTTCTCAAAGCAGCCTACGATTTGTCTTCGTACAGTTTTTTTCAGAGATCCAG TGTACAAGAGTTCATGACGTTCACCAGCAGCCTGATAGTCGAGCGCACCGGATTAGGAAGCCGCGCGTCCGTCAAAGAACAAG AATACCTGTGTCACGTGTACGTCCGGAACGACTGTCTCAGTGGAGTCGTGATCGCAGACAGCGAGTACCCCTCCAGAGTCTGCTTCACTTTGCTTGATAAG GTGTTGGAGGAATTCTCCCGGCAAGTGGACAGCATAGACTGGCCTTCAGGCTCACCGACTACTGTTCAGTACACCGCCTTAGACAGCTACCTGGCCAAGTACCAG AACCCGCGTGAAGCCGATGCCATGACCAAAGTGCAAGCTGAACTGGATGAAACCAAAATCATACTG CACAGCACAATGGAGTCACTCCTGGAAAGAGGAGAAAAGCTGGATGATTTGGTACAGAAATCAGAGCACCTGGGAAACCAATCAAAAGCCTTTTACAAAACG GCACGGAAACAGAACTCTTGCTGTGAGGTGATGTGA